Proteins encoded together in one Deltaproteobacteria bacterium window:
- a CDS encoding thermonuclease family protein, producing the protein MHIRDGDSLIVSDGERQRDLRLAEIDAPERGQAWGKRATQALAGLVEGKRLRVEFVELDRYGREVSRVFVGEACVACELVRGGHAWAYRKYSRDPRLLALEADAREARRGLWAQPAHTFVPPWEWRRGARSLSSREALALLGAEPSKPGDGPSCGIKRYCKEMTSCAEARFYLEQCGRTRLDRDGDGVACEDLCF; encoded by the coding sequence GTGCACATCCGAGACGGCGACTCGCTGATCGTGAGCGACGGCGAGCGCCAGCGCGATCTGCGCCTCGCCGAGATCGATGCGCCCGAACGGGGCCAAGCGTGGGGCAAGCGCGCGACGCAGGCGCTCGCAGGCCTCGTCGAGGGAAAGAGGCTGCGCGTCGAGTTCGTGGAGCTCGACCGGTATGGGCGCGAGGTGTCGCGGGTGTTCGTGGGTGAAGCCTGCGTGGCCTGCGAGCTCGTGCGGGGCGGCCATGCCTGGGCGTACCGCAAGTACTCACGCGATCCGCGCCTGCTCGCGCTCGAGGCCGATGCGCGTGAGGCGCGGCGCGGGCTGTGGGCGCAGCCCGCGCACACTTTCGTTCCACCCTGGGAGTGGCGCCGCGGAGCCCGCAGTCTCAGCTCGCGGGAAGCCCTGGCCTTGCTCGGGGCCGAGCCTTCCAAGCCAGGGGACGGCCCGTCGTGCGGAATCAAGCGCTACTGCAAAGAGATGACGAGCTGCGCCGAGGCGCGCTTCTATCTCGAGCAGTGCGGGCGCACGCGGCTCGATCGCGATGGCGATGGCGTTGCGTGCGAGGATCTCTGCTTCTGA
- a CDS encoding N-acyl homoserine lactonase family protein → MSVRLFAFTCGQLTIPHGFLIEGAKGKLRVPVPAYLITHPRGRVLFDSGLHLALQTDAAAHMGERGMRGTAFHFSAGEEVSARLLAAECEPRAITHVVNSHLHYDHCGGNAQLEHAQVLVQRREWEHARALPDDDPGYRRSEFETGQRVKLLDGEHDVFGDGSVVCFPTHGHTPGHQSLRVRTQRGGEFVLCGDACYLRESLEKLALPGVVFDREAALAALKRFAAMEAAGARVMVGHDPAFWASVPQAPLPLA, encoded by the coding sequence GTGAGCGTTCGCCTCTTCGCTTTCACCTGCGGCCAGCTCACCATCCCGCACGGCTTCCTGATCGAAGGCGCGAAGGGCAAGCTGCGCGTGCCGGTGCCCGCGTACCTGATCACTCACCCGCGCGGGCGTGTGCTGTTCGACAGCGGGCTTCATCTCGCGCTGCAAACCGATGCCGCGGCGCACATGGGCGAGCGCGGGATGCGCGGCACCGCGTTTCACTTCAGCGCGGGCGAGGAGGTGAGCGCGCGCTTGCTCGCCGCCGAGTGTGAGCCGCGTGCGATCACGCACGTCGTGAACTCGCACCTGCACTACGACCACTGCGGCGGCAACGCGCAGCTCGAGCACGCGCAGGTACTCGTCCAGCGCCGCGAGTGGGAGCACGCGCGCGCGCTGCCTGACGATGATCCCGGGTACCGCCGAAGCGAGTTCGAGACGGGCCAGCGCGTGAAGCTGCTCGACGGTGAGCACGACGTGTTCGGGGACGGCTCGGTGGTGTGCTTCCCCACGCACGGCCACACGCCGGGCCACCAGTCGCTACGCGTGCGCACGCAGCGCGGCGGCGAGTTCGTGCTGTGCGGCGACGCTTGTTACCTGCGCGAGTCGCTCGAGAAGCTCGCGCTGCCCGGCGTCGTGTTCGATCGCGAAGCCGCGCTCGCGGCGCTCAAGCGTTTCGCGGCGATGGAGGCCGCGGGCGCGCGCGTGATGGTGGGTCACGACCCGGCATTCTGGGCGAGCGTGCCGCAGGCGCCTTTGCCTTTGGCTTGA
- a CDS encoding SDR family oxidoreductase: MSERFVRAPSAESLGEAPGRGRLAGRKILVVGGGQRVFDAATDPVGNGRAMCLLFGREGAHVAVADKNRASAEETAAQIARAGGRAFAIEADITSENDVGRMLEQATRGLGGLDGLVLNVGIGVGALGLANTKTEAWDQTFAVNVRGAMLCCKAALPALANGSPIVMTSSIAGLTSGSQLPAYDASKAALEGLMRHVAREGAARGIRANIVAPGLVDTPLGRVATAGRPSRARSAIPFGRQATGWEIAYAALFLTSDESVYITAQVLAVDAGITGM, encoded by the coding sequence ATGAGCGAGCGATTCGTGCGGGCGCCGAGCGCGGAGTCATTAGGGGAAGCGCCCGGTCGCGGCCGGCTCGCGGGGCGCAAGATCCTCGTCGTGGGCGGCGGGCAGCGCGTATTCGACGCGGCGACCGATCCGGTCGGCAACGGGCGCGCGATGTGCCTTCTCTTCGGGCGTGAAGGCGCACACGTCGCGGTGGCGGACAAGAACCGCGCGAGCGCGGAGGAGACCGCGGCGCAGATCGCGCGCGCGGGTGGCCGCGCTTTCGCGATCGAGGCGGACATCACGAGCGAAAACGATGTCGGACGCATGCTGGAGCAAGCCACGCGCGGGCTCGGCGGCCTCGACGGGCTCGTGCTCAACGTCGGGATCGGCGTGGGTGCGCTCGGCCTCGCGAACACCAAGACCGAGGCGTGGGATCAGACTTTCGCGGTGAACGTGCGCGGCGCGATGCTGTGCTGCAAAGCCGCGCTGCCCGCGCTCGCGAACGGCTCGCCGATCGTGATGACCTCGTCGATCGCGGGTCTCACCTCCGGCTCGCAGCTGCCCGCCTACGACGCGTCGAAGGCCGCGCTCGAGGGGCTGATGCGCCACGTCGCGCGCGAGGGCGCGGCGCGCGGCATACGCGCGAACATCGTCGCGCCGGGCCTCGTCGATACGCCGCTCGGCCGCGTCGCCACCGCAGGCCGTCCGAGCCGCGCGCGCTCCGCGATTCCGTTCGGGCGCCAGGCCACGGGCTGGGAGATCGCCTACGCGGCGTTGTTCCTGACGAGCGACGAGAGCGTCTACATCACCGCGCAGGTGCTTGCGGTGGATGCCGGCATCACGGGGATGTGA